Proteins encoded in a region of the Podarcis muralis chromosome 4, rPodMur119.hap1.1, whole genome shotgun sequence genome:
- the METTL21C gene encoding protein-lysine methyltransferase METTL21C isoform X3 codes for MSLWEHLSFMFSTRLPRVFKILQKWVPKASPYFDKEHYCYAGHQITIQESIENFGAVVWPGALALCQYLESNQQEISLRDKKLLELGAGTGLVSIVASILGAFVTATDLPEVLENMEFNISRNTRDLNVHKPEVRKLVWGENLHADFPISTHHYDFIVATDLVYHHTALEALLVTIGYFSQPGTILLWANKFRFSTDYDFLDRVGNMLNITQLAEFPESNVKLFKGTVREN; via the exons GGCTGCCCCGCGTGTTCAAAATATTACAGAAATGGGTTCCTAAGGCCTCTCCCTATTTTGACAAAGAACATTACTGCTACGCTGGCCACCAGATCACCATTCAAGAGTCCATCGAAAACTTTGGAGCCGTAGTATGGCCTGGC gcACTTGCTCTGTGTCAGTACTTGGAATCAAATCAACAAGAAATCAGTCTCCGAGACAAGAAGTTACTTGAACTGGGAGCTGGGACAGGCCTGGTGTCCATTGTGGCAAGTATACTAG GTGCTTTTGTGACAGCTACTGACTTGCCCGAGGTCCTTGAAAATATGGAGTTCAATATTTCAAGAAACACACGCGACCTGAACGTTCACAAGCCCGAAGTAAGAAAGCTGGTTTGGGGAGAGAATCTCCACGCAGACTTCCCCATATCAACCCATCACTATGATTTTATTGTGGCTACTGATCTGGTCTACCACCACACAGCTCTTGAAGCTCTGTTAGTCACCATAGGCTACTTTTCTCAGCCTGGGACAATCTTGTTATGGGCAAACAAATTCAGATTCAGCACAGATTACGATTTTTTGGACAGAGTTGGCAACATGCTCAACATCACGCAGCTAGCCGAATTTCCAGAGTCAAATGTCAAGTTGTTCAAAGGCACAGTAAGGGAAAATTAA